The following are from one region of the Actinomyces sp. oral taxon 897 genome:
- a CDS encoding ParA family protein gives MSSIFDQLQADHKILSEVAEGDFPRPTQTRVIAVANQKGGVGKTTTAVNVAAVLAQGGLEVLVIDADSQGNASTALGVGHRDGTISIYDVLVEGTPIRDVAVQTRFTPNLWCVPATIDVAAVEIELIDAERRESRMRMALREYLLGRREQGLPRLDYVLIDCPPSLGIMTINAFVAAGEVLIPMQAEYYALEGLALLTRSINRIAEIHNPVLGVSMIALTMFDKRTMLSRDVEAEVRNYFPEATMETRIPRSVRVAEAPSYGSPVVFWDPRSTGSVAYAKLAQEIAMRGVAHTMTEGET, from the coding sequence GTGTCGTCTATCTTTGACCAGCTTCAGGCCGATCATAAGATCCTGTCTGAGGTGGCGGAGGGTGACTTCCCACGCCCCACGCAGACCCGGGTCATTGCTGTCGCAAACCAGAAGGGCGGTGTCGGGAAGACCACAACCGCCGTCAACGTGGCCGCGGTACTGGCGCAGGGCGGACTTGAGGTCCTGGTGATCGACGCCGACTCCCAGGGCAATGCCTCGACGGCGCTGGGCGTGGGGCACCGTGACGGGACGATCTCCATCTACGACGTCCTGGTGGAGGGCACGCCTATTAGGGACGTGGCCGTCCAGACGCGGTTCACGCCGAACCTGTGGTGCGTACCCGCCACCATTGACGTGGCCGCCGTCGAGATTGAGCTGATCGACGCCGAGCGGCGTGAGTCCAGGATGCGCATGGCGCTGCGTGAATACCTGCTGGGACGACGGGAGCAGGGACTGCCCCGGCTGGACTACGTGCTTATCGACTGTCCGCCGAGCCTGGGCATTATGACGATTAACGCCTTTGTCGCCGCTGGCGAGGTCCTTATCCCCATGCAGGCCGAGTACTACGCCCTGGAGGGCCTGGCCCTGCTCACCCGTTCCATTAACAGGATCGCCGAGATACACAACCCGGTGCTCGGGGTCTCCATGATCGCCCTGACCATGTTCGACAAGCGCACCATGCTGTCGCGGGACGTGGAGGCAGAGGTCCGCAACTACTTCCCGGAGGCCACTATGGAGACCCGGATACCGCGGTCGGTGAGAGTGGCGGAGGCGCCCTCCTACGGGTCGCCGGTGGTCTTCTGGGATCCCCGTTCAACTGGTTCCGTGGCTTATGCGAAGCTAGCTCAAGAAATCGCAATGCGCGGCGTTGCTCACACGATGACTGAGGGAGAGACCTGA
- the rsmG gene encoding 16S rRNA (guanine(527)-N(7))-methyltransferase RsmG — protein sequence MDATGTDLEQPSQEVRDLFGLAFAGAEHFAQMLAEEGQLRGLVGPRELPRLWSRHIVNSAAVVPFLPSRGTVVDVGSGAGFPGVVVALLRPDLEVTLMEAMERRVEWLDVVVEELGLDNVTVRRARAEEVGEQYDVVTARALANLSKLVRLTARLVRPGGAILALKGSRAEAEVEEARYVIKKARFRPAVVHDVVAPGEELTKVVELRRTR from the coding sequence GTGGACGCCACCGGGACCGACCTGGAGCAGCCCTCCCAGGAGGTGCGTGACCTCTTTGGCCTGGCCTTCGCGGGGGCGGAGCACTTTGCGCAGATGCTGGCCGAGGAGGGGCAGCTGCGCGGACTGGTCGGACCGCGCGAGCTCCCACGCCTGTGGAGCCGTCATATTGTCAACTCCGCGGCGGTCGTCCCCTTCCTGCCCTCGCGGGGGACGGTGGTGGACGTCGGTTCCGGGGCCGGCTTCCCGGGTGTGGTGGTCGCCCTGCTGCGTCCGGACCTGGAGGTGACGCTCATGGAGGCCATGGAGCGCCGCGTGGAGTGGCTCGACGTCGTCGTCGAGGAGCTTGGGCTGGATAACGTCACCGTCCGACGGGCCCGGGCGGAGGAGGTCGGGGAGCAGTACGACGTCGTGACGGCACGTGCGCTGGCCAACCTGTCCAAGCTGGTCCGGCTGACCGCGAGGCTGGTGCGTCCTGGCGGGGCGATCCTCGCGCTCAAGGGCTCCCGGGCGGAGGCCGAGGTCGAGGAGGCCAGGTACGTTATTAAGAAGGCGCGGTTCAGGCCCGCGGTGGTGCACGATGTGGTGGCGCCGGGGGAGGAGCTGACCAAGGTGGTGGAGTTGAGGCGGACTCGCTGA
- a CDS encoding Jag family protein, producing MTENTTGSATMKRLEEEGEVGADYLEELLDIADLGGDIDIDVDHGRASVAIVASEEGDERDLADLVGRDGEVLEAVQELTRLAVQARTGNRSRLMLDINGYRARRRVELTGIAQAAVEKVLATGQAVSLEPMNPFERKVCHDVVAAAGLVSESEGAEPHRHVVVQPVEDEEDTGNDVNGDDVEDETIEDGRS from the coding sequence ATGACTGAGAACACCACCGGCTCCGCCACCATGAAGCGTCTGGAGGAGGAGGGCGAGGTCGGTGCCGACTACCTCGAGGAGCTCCTCGATATCGCTGACCTCGGCGGTGACATTGACATTGACGTCGATCACGGCCGCGCCTCCGTCGCCATTGTCGCCTCTGAGGAGGGGGACGAGCGCGACCTCGCCGACCTCGTGGGCCGCGACGGCGAGGTCCTCGAGGCCGTCCAGGAGCTCACCCGCCTGGCCGTCCAGGCACGCACGGGTAACCGCTCCCGCCTCATGCTGGACATTAACGGCTACCGTGCCAGGCGTCGGGTGGAGCTGACCGGTATCGCCCAGGCCGCCGTGGAGAAGGTCCTGGCTACCGGCCAGGCTGTGTCCCTGGAGCCCATGAACCCCTTTGAGCGCAAGGTCTGTCACGATGTCGTCGCTGCTGCGGGCCTGGTCTCGGAGTCCGAGGGCGCCGAGCCCCACCGTCACGTCGTGGTCCAGCCCGTCGAGGACGAGGAGGATACGGGCAACGACGTCAATGGTGATGACGTGGAAGACGAGACTATTGAGGACGGTAGGTCGTGA
- the yidC gene encoding membrane protein insertase YidC, whose amino-acid sequence MDNMLWPLKVAVAWVMVRIHDFLVLIGFPEGAGVAWVLSIVGLTIFMRILIMPLFVRQIRASRGMQLMQPELQALQAKYKGKKDPASRQRQQEEMMALYRKHGANPLSSCWPILLQMPVFFALFRVLASLQAVASHTYAGHDSIGPLTAELAEQVQNSKVFGASLSSSFMNSSQTSVKIVTVVLIVIMSITQWYTMAQLSTKNMPESAKGKDNPMMRSQRIMMTVMPIFFAFTGINFQIGVLVYWVTTNVWTMGQQFFTIRKMPAPGSAAEKAWRERENAKRARKGRPSLEEEEAAQALADGIELGGQRVQPVRKDRQKKSRPLPVTSEAQTEDAGSKDPASESTNAFGLTSEEIARRRYERRARQRQQRKNKNKKKR is encoded by the coding sequence CCATCGTCGGCCTGACCATCTTTATGCGCATCCTCATTATGCCCCTGTTCGTGCGCCAGATCCGCGCCTCTAGGGGTATGCAGCTCATGCAGCCCGAGCTCCAGGCGCTCCAGGCCAAGTACAAGGGAAAGAAGGACCCGGCCTCCCGGCAGCGCCAGCAGGAGGAGATGATGGCGCTCTACCGCAAGCACGGGGCCAACCCGCTGTCCTCCTGCTGGCCGATCCTGCTGCAGATGCCGGTGTTCTTCGCGCTCTTCAGGGTGCTGGCCTCCCTCCAGGCGGTCGCCAGCCACACCTACGCCGGTCACGACTCCATCGGCCCCCTCACCGCGGAGCTGGCCGAGCAGGTCCAGAACTCCAAGGTGTTCGGCGCCAGCCTGTCGTCCTCCTTCATGAACTCCTCGCAGACGAGCGTCAAGATCGTGACCGTGGTGCTCATTGTCATAATGTCCATCACCCAGTGGTACACCATGGCGCAGCTGAGCACCAAGAACATGCCCGAGTCGGCGAAGGGCAAGGACAACCCCATGATGCGTTCCCAGCGCATTATGATGACGGTCATGCCGATCTTCTTCGCCTTTACCGGCATTAACTTCCAGATCGGCGTCCTGGTGTACTGGGTGACCACCAACGTGTGGACCATGGGCCAGCAGTTCTTCACCATCCGCAAGATGCCCGCCCCCGGGTCCGCCGCGGAGAAGGCCTGGAGGGAGCGTGAGAACGCCAAGCGCGCCCGCAAGGGCCGTCCCTCCCTGGAGGAGGAAGAGGCCGCCCAGGCCCTGGCCGACGGCATTGAGCTGGGCGGCCAGCGGGTCCAGCCGGTGCGCAAGGACCGCCAGAAGAAGAGCCGTCCCCTGCCCGTGACCTCGGAGGCGCAGACTGAGGACGCCGGGTCCAAGGATCCGGCCTCGGAGAGCACCAACGCCTTCGGGCTCACCAGCGAGGAGATCGCCCGACGCCGGTACGAGAGGCGTGCCCGGCAGCGTCAGCAGCGCAAGAACAAGAACAAGAAGAAGCGCTGA